The following are from one region of the Leptospira harrisiae genome:
- a CDS encoding DUF1801 domain-containing protein, which produces MSKEIETYNKSQPGSDQEICNLLYQEINLHLPKAEKKIWHAHPVWFLDGNPIVGYSKMKTNVRLLFWSGQSFDEDGLTPEGSFKAAEVRFTDVNQIKKKDLKRWLGDAEKIQWDYKNIVKRKGVLERLK; this is translated from the coding sequence ATGAGTAAAGAAATCGAAACTTATAATAAATCACAACCAGGTTCAGACCAAGAGATTTGTAATCTTTTATATCAAGAAATTAATCTGCATCTTCCCAAGGCGGAAAAAAAGATATGGCATGCTCATCCTGTTTGGTTTTTGGATGGAAATCCCATTGTTGGTTATAGTAAGATGAAGACGAATGTTCGGCTTCTGTTCTGGAGTGGCCAAAGCTTTGATGAGGATGGACTTACACCCGAAGGTAGTTTTAAGGCAGCAGAAGTTCGTTTTACCGATGTGAATCAAATCAAAAAAAAAGATCTGAAACGTTGGCTGGGTGATGCTGAAAAAATTCAATGGGACTACAAAAACATTGTGAAACGAAAAGGTGTTTTGGAGCGCTTGAAATAA